The following coding sequences lie in one Cercospora beticola chromosome 9, complete sequence genomic window:
- a CDS encoding uncharacterized protein (antiSMASH:Cluster_6~BUSCO:EOG092610LP~SMCOG1294:Nitrilase/cyanide hydratase and apolipoprotein), which yields MTRKCILATSQLNQWVLDYDGNRDRIIEAIKTAKAAGASLILTPELCIPGYGLLDHFLENDVYANSWDIAAEIIAHPECQDIIIDLGLPVQHRGCSYNARLLALNGEVLAIRPKLDLCNDGNFREMRYFSPWPRQRVEDYHLPKVISALAKNQRKTRIGEVAFETNDASFASETCEELWTPDSPHSLYSLAGIEIVLNSSGSHHELRKLDTRINLIKEATAKTGGVYMYSNQRGCDGDRLYYDGCALILNSGHVLAQGSQFSLRDVEVQTALVDLDEIWSFRTSKSRGMQANNAHVHKLERISVDFDLCSSKIDPLTKLTPTVDPRYHLPEEEIALGPACWLWDYLRRSKAAGFLVPLSGGIDSCATATIVFSMCRLVVAEIKAGNKVVIEDATRLCNGQDVASMTAEQICGNIFITAFMGMKEQSSKETRSRAKELAEAIGSHHIDTNIDPMVKALHELVTGIIQKEPRFKVHGGTQTENLALQNFQSRSRMILAYALGQLVPWSLSKPGGLLILGSANVDECLRGYLTKYDCSSADINPIGGISKTDLKRFIAWSETNFNLPILRQFLDAVPTAELEPITETYVQSDEVDMGFTYDELSILGRLRKTFKLGTVGMFERLVVEWSERLDPRAVYKKVRDFMYYYAINRHKMTTMTPGLYLESYTPDDNRYDLRPFLYPRFAFEHRKIEGMLEKIEQKNGTTAKHNGQ from the exons ATGACGCGCAAATGCATCCTTGCCACCTCGCAGCTCAATCAGTGGGTGCTCGACTACGACGGCAATCG GGACCGGATCATTGAAGCGATCAAAACGGCCAAAGCTGCAGGCGCAAGTTTGATTCTCACGCCCGAGCTATGCATTCCCGGATATGGCCTGCTGGACCACTTTCTCGAGAACGACGTCTATGCAAATTCATGGGACATCGCCGCTGAGATCATCGCCCATCCAGAATGTCAAGATATCATCATTGATCTGGGCCTACCAGTCCAGCACCGAGGTTGTAGTTACAATGCCCGACTCCTCGCTTTGAACGGAGAAGTTCTCGCAATTCGACCGAAACTCGACCTCTGCAACGATGGCAACTTCCGTGAGATGCGTTACTTCTCGCCCTGGCCAAGACAACGCGTAGAGGACTATCACTTGCCGAAGGTCATCTCTGCTCTTGCCAAGAACCAGCGCAAGACACGAATAGGTGAAGTTGCTTTCGAGACGAACGATGCCTCGTTCGCATCCGAGACCTGCGAAGAGCTGTGGACTCCAGATTCTCCGCATTCTCTGTACTCGCTGGCAGGTATCGAGATCGTGCTCAACTCTAGTGGCAGTCACCATGAACTGCGCAAGCTCGATACTCGCATCAACTTGATCAAGGAAGCCACTGCCAAGACGGGCGGTGTCTACATGTATTCAAACCAACGAGGCTGCGATGGTGACAGGCTGTACTACGACGGATGTGCTCTGATCCTGAACTCCGGCCATGTGCTTGCGCAAGGCTCACAGTTCTCATTGCGAGACGTGGAAGTACAGACTGCATTGGTTGACCTCGACGAGATTTGGTCCTTCCGAACGTCGAAGAGTCGAGGAATGCAAGCCAACAATGCACATGTCCATAAGCTGGAGCGCATATCCGTCGACTTTGATCTCTGCTCAAGTAAGATTGATCCTCTGACGAAATTGACACCCACAGTGGACCCGCGATACCATCTGCCCGAAGAGGAGATCGCTCTCGGACCGGCGTGCTGGTTATGGGACTATCTGCGTAGATCCAAAGCGGCAGGTTTCCTCGTCCCACTCAGCGGTGGTATCGACAGCTGCGCCACCGCCACCATCGTGTTCAGCATGTGTAGGCTCGTGGTTGCTGAGATCAAGGCGGGGAACAAGGTAGTCATCGAGGATGCCACCCGTCTCTGCAACGGCCAGGATGTTGCGAGCATGACTGCCGAACAAATATGCGGCAATATCTTCATCACAGCATTCATGGGCATGAAAGAGCAATCCTCCAAAGAAACCCGCTCACGCGCAAAAGAGCTCGCAGAAGCCATCGGCTCGCACCACATCGACACCAACATCGACCCGATGGTCAAGGCCCTTCACGAACTCGTCACTGGCATCATTCAGAAAGAGCCCAGATTCAAAGTCCACGGAGGCACCCAAACCGAAAACCTCGCCCTTCAAAACTTCCAATCCCGTTCCCGCATGATCCTCGCCTACGCTCTTGGTCAACTCGTCCCCTGGTCTCTCTCCAAACCCGGCGGCCTTCTCATCCTCGGCTCCGCCAACGTCGACGAATGCCTCCGCGGCTACCTCACCAAATACGACTGCTCATCAGCAGACATCAACCCCATCGGCGGAATTTCCAAGACCGATCTCAAACGCTTCATCGCCTGGTCGGAGACAAACTTCAACCTTCCCATCCTCCGCCAATTCCTCGACGCAGTCCCCACCGCCGAACTCGAGCCCATCACAGAGACTTATGTCCAGAGCGATGAAGTCGATATGGGTTTCACATATGACGAGCTCTCGATTCTCGGCCGTTTGCGCAAGACATTCAAACTCGGCACAGTCGGAATGTTTGAACGTTTAGTCGTCGAATGGAGCGAGCGACTGGATCCAAGAGCAGTGTACAAGAAAGTTCGAGATTTCATGTACTACTACGCCATCAATCGACACAAGATGACAACTATGACCCCCGGACTGTACCTCGAGTCGTACACTCCCGACGATAATCGATACGATCTCCGGCCATTTCTGTATCCGAGGTTTGCGTTTGAGCATCGGAAGATCGAAGGCATGTTGGAGAAG ATCGAGCAGAAAAATGGGACGACTGCGAAGCACAATGGACAGTAG
- a CDS encoding uncharacterized protein (antiSMASH:Cluster_6), giving the protein MDTHAHGVELSAKDIFHRLQTFLSHTTTKLQFHSTGLPMDFNALASQLAGLGPPPPGISNSIHMPNNGMSESFMNLLYRNAQLETELRLVKDQLAQAQQSTQYLLRLLSGSSNLQPAHNMNNGAEPPSDTILPVMRKDSVTEVLEKPKESVPAAPLVNFEGTDSLLDLNAVEAAAGNTEPALQAHIHPRKLKPDSIGLGISQTSSSRSSIAMTTTEEATPSSSFANPSFRQQQQQPGFTIRQSDGTSMFVPTPSMDNPLETPFRSMTSSESLPILGHEHRSLAGKAFVWVEMTSEELTEVIARYAKEHPRHTAEEYRSYFEDVIRPAYHQQERERAQAREARGENGSVAKDIGEPSTNSSQFGGEQEGAAEASSLEGESSGEPIETQTLVDEIPTVVEKVPPEVKDDVCNSELANVASSTSVRFLEEKSSEALLTRAGPRSDEQTPPNGLGAEFDAIGGSLVAKELEFEASGDFAPEPELVLAAANVTPSTTVTSTPSTADYQPPRLYNPAALGDAKILQAEFQNRVPSRGRRHMDRSSRPERHDSKVSNYPGGCDRQGFNNTSYITYPNEIQDLFATAAECDEHPQRSVLVTNIPPSTTLLDVLSTIHSGQIFSSIFLDTSGMRTNPPISTATALLTFVHGRDALDFTKNSIQHPFSVQLLPTVSRPIHPSIGSSTRILSISDPKNIWTPNEVVLRLIANGVPHPLKAESSTETPGLLLFHFASMPEAQVAYHAISRDYAFFGNVEKGYFKDPCDNNKPLPTHRDEDPVQVQDTTTPLNPSQHHSKPQKQQQNVDETDGSEVETSHTLLSVDPVNQSSLLKSHSQLPPPPPPCPAKTIPYSSGIHTKIPYQSIMFEG; this is encoded by the coding sequence ATGGACACTCACGCACATGGTGTTGAATTGAGCGCGAAGGATATCTTCCACCGTCTTCAGACATTCCTCTCCCACACCACAACCAAGTTGCAGTTCCATAGCACTGGACTCCCGATGGACTTCAACGCTCTGGCTTCCCAGCTGGCCGGCCTGGGCCCACCGCCTCCGGGGATCAGTAACTCCATCCATATGCCGAACAACGGCATGTCAGAAAGCTTCATGAACCTACTCTACCGCAATGCGCAGCTGGAGACTGAGCTGCGCCTGGTCAAGGACCAGCTCGCACAAGCTCAGCAATCGACCCAATACCTCCTTCGTCTATTGAGTGGCTCGTCGAATCTGCAACCAGCACACAATATGAACAATGGTGCAGAACCGCCCTCCGACACCATTCTTCCCGTCATGCGCAAGGATTCGGTCACAGAGGTCTTGGAGAAGCCGAAGGAGTCAGTTCCTGCGGCTCCGTTAGTCAACTTCGAAGGAACAGATTCGCTTCTTGACCTCAACGCCGTTGAGGCTGCAGCAGGCAACACTGAGCCAGCGTTACAAGCTCACATCCACCCTCGAAAACTGAAACCAGATTCCATCGGCCTCGGGATCTCCCAAACCAGCTCATCTCGAAGCAGCATCGCAATGACCACCACCGAAGAAGCAACCCCTTCGTCGAGCTTCGCCAATCCAAGCTtcaggcagcagcagcagcagcctggcTTCACCATCAGACAGAGCGACGGCACTTCGATGTTCGTTCCAACGCCATCAATGGACAACCCATTGGAGACGCCCTTCCGCAGCATGACTTCTTCTGAATCACTACCGATTCTTGGGCACGAGCACCGCAGTCTGGCAGGCAAAGCATTTGTCTGGGTGGAGATGACATCAGAAGAGCTCACTGAAGTCATTGCACGATATGCCAAGGAGCATCCGAGACATACTGCGGAGGAGTATCGCAGCTATTTTGAGGATGTCATTCGGCCCGCGTACCATCAGCAGGAGAGGGAAAGAGCGCAGGCCAGAGAGGCACGTGGAGAGAATGGGAGCGTTGCGAAGGATATCGGGGAGCCGAGCACGAACTCATCTCAATTTGGTGGCGAGCAAGAAGGCGCCGCTGAAGCGTCCAGTCTAGAAGGCGAGTCGTCCGGTGAGCCAATCGAGACGCAGACGTTGGTGGATGAGATTCCGACTGTTGTGGAGAAGGTACCGCCGGAAGTGAAGGACGATGTCTGCAACTCAGAGTTGGCAAACGTGGCTAGCAGCACGTCCGTCCGGTTTTTAGAAGAAAAGTCGTCAGAAGCTCTTCTCACGCGAGCCGGACCACGCTCTGATGAGCAAACGCCGCCAAACGGGCTTGGAGCCGAATTTGACGCGATCGGAGGGTCCTTGGTGGCAAAGGAGCTGGAGTTTGAGGCATCGGGCGACTTTGCTCCCGAACCTGAACTTGTGCTGGCAGCAGCCAACGTGACGCCCAGCACGACCGTCACCAGCACACCATCGACAGCCGACTACCAGCCTCCTCGCCTCTACAATCCCGCAGCTCTCGGCGACGCCAAAATCCTCCAAGCTGAGTTCCAAAACCGAGTGCCATCTCGTGGCCGTCGTCATATGGATCGAAGCTCTCGGCCAGAACGACACGACTCCAAAGTTTCAAACTACCCGGGAGGATGCGATCGCCAAGGCTTCAACAACACATCATACATCACCTATCCCAATGAGATACAGGACCTCTTCGCCACTGCTGCCGAATGCGACGAGCACCCCCAGCGATCGGTTCTGGTGACCAACATCCCGCCCTCCACCACACTCCTCGACGTCCTCTCCACAATCCACTCAGGCCAGATCTTCTCCTCAATCTTCCTCGACACAAGCGGCATGCGCACCAATCCACCAATCTCAACCGCCACTGCCCTGTTAACCTTCGTCCACGGCCGAGACGCCCTCGACTTCACCAAGAACTCTATCCAACACCCTTTCAGCGTTCAACTCCTACCCACAGTATCCCGCCCCATCCACCCCTCAATTGGATCGTCCACCCGCATCCTCTCCATCTCCGACCCAAAGAACATCTGGACCCCCAACGAAGTCGTCCTCCGCCTAATCGCCAACGGAGTCCCTCACCCGCTCAAAGCCGAATCCTCCACAGAAACCCCAGGACTCCTTCTCTTCCACTTCGCCAGCATGCCCGAAGCACAAGTCGCCTACCACGCCATATCCCGCGACTACGCTTTCTTCGGCAACGTCGAAAAAGGCTACTTCAAGGATCCCTGCGACAACAACAAACCCCTTCCTACCCACAGAGACGAAGATCCAGTGCAAGTCCAAGACACTACCACTCCCCTCAACCCTTCTCAGCACCACTCCAAGCCTCAAAAGCAACAACAAAATGTCGACGAGACAGATGGCTCGGAGGTCGAAACCTCCCATACTCTCCTCTCTGTGGACCCAGTCAATCAATCCTCCCTCCTCAAATCTCACTCCCAacttccaccaccaccaccgccatgtCCAGCAAAAACAATCCCCTACTCCTCCGGAATCCACACCAAAATCCCCTACCAATCCATCATGTTCGAAGGATGA
- a CDS encoding uncharacterized protein (antiSMASH:Cluster_6) gives MSFSSHFEKKVNEEMTHEDSQPGRAPAEMEDADMALKKNGYPSSQLNDHECHDKKDYPPRFSTLFGVAPPAPPPPPPHTPREYVREHYPEPKKRSGIHMPLALFVVLMITLFFESTIIFAYTIIGLYNNAPARLFPWAGQGSAVAAVCDSSQQQPAINIAPNFIIPGQAGAEQQHITTELVTITATPSTSPTTTSTSTTNASSQAAAMASDIAGILGSLGLGGASSTTSSSIAFVTVKPTQSTVTSVTVITETPPGPTLTQTTFVDAPKGTASSTTSQEEIVIRPTTLSSSA, from the coding sequence ATGTCTTTCTCCAGCCATTTCGAGAAGAAAGTCAACGAGGAGATGACGCACGAGGACAGCCAGCCCGGACGAGCGCCTGCGGAGATGGAAGATGCAGACAtggcgctgaagaagaatggcTATCCTTCCTCACAACTCAACGACCACGAATGCCATGATAAGAAAGATTATCCACCACGCTTCTCCACCTTGTTTGGTGTCGCGCCTCCtgcaccacctccgccgccacctCACACGCCGCGCGAATACGTGCGAGAGCATTACCCGGAGCCCAAGAAGAGATCTGGCATTCATATGCCACTTGCTCTCTTCGTTGTGCTTATGATCACACTCTTCTTCGAAAGCACCATCATCTTCGCGTACACCATCATCGGCCTCTACAACAACGCCCCAGCTCGACTCTTCCCATGGGCAGGCCAAGGCTCTGCTGTCGCCGCAGTTTGTGACAgcagtcagcagcagcccgcGATCAACATCGCCCCCAACTTCATTATCCCTGGTCAAGCTggcgcagagcagcagcatatcACGACCGAGCTCGTCACCATCACCGCCACACCATCCACCTCTCCCACTACgacttccacctccacaACCAACGCTTCCtcgcaagcagcagccatggcatcAGATATCGCTGGTATACTGGGAAGTCTAGGACTCGGAGGAGCCTCTTCGACTACTTCCAGCTCTATCGCGTTCGTCACCGTCAAGCCTACGCAAAGCACTGTCACGAGTGTGACGGTCATTACGGAAACTCCACCGGGGCCGACTCTCACGCAGACGACTTTTGTGGATGCGCCGAAGGGTACTGCGAGTTCGACGACGTCGCAGGAGGAGATTGTTATTCGGCCTACTACGCTTTCGTCTTCGGCCTAG
- a CDS encoding uncharacterized protein (antiSMASH:Cluster_6) encodes MFRTTLAVAFAALSAVASAQNYSTSGNLSITASEVPSSLRASWCRGQTIACPQICGGRAETNTCDAEQLTYDCSCPDGEARNISDYTQTLPFFICEQWRTNCVLSHPDDRDGQAACESVTCGTQNATEAEGGDSSSASASATPTSSSTGSEETGASETTGTESSATPSASDSAAIHLAQNYGTGILVTGLLAVFGLAM; translated from the exons ATGTTCCGCACcaccctcgccgtcgccttcGCGGCCCTGTCCGCTGTCGCCAGCGCCCAGAACTACTCCACATCGGGCAACCTGAGCATCACCGCCAGCGAGGTCCCCTCCTCGCTCAGAGCTTCGTGGTGCCGTGGACAGACCATTGCTTGCCCACAGATCTGCGGCGGCCGCGCCGAGACCAACACTTGCGATGCT GAACAATTGACATACGACTGCTCCTGCCCCGATGGCGAAGCCCGCAACATCTCCGACTACACCCAGACCCTGCCCTTCTTCATCTGCGAGCAGTGGAGGACCAACTGCGTCCTGAGCCACCCCGACGACCGCGACGGACAGGCTGCTTGCGAGTCGGTCACTTGCGGCACACAGAACGCCACCGAGGCCGAGGGCGGCGAcagctcttctgcttctgccagcGCTACCCCAACCTCCTCCTCGACCGGCAGTGAAGAGACCGGAGCCAGCGAGACCACTGGCACCGAGTCCTCGGCTACTCCATCCGCCTCCGACAGCGCTGCCATTCACCTTGCTCAGAACTACGGCACCGGTATCCTTGTCACAGGACTCCTCGCCGTGTTCGGCTTGGCCATGTAA
- a CDS encoding uncharacterized protein (antiSMASH:Cluster_6), translating into MPRLHLLLLALLVALAAAWTKEDHEIFRLHDEVQKSEGTNATFYSFLGIKPNAGQEDINKAYRKLSRTLHPDKARSNWIANYNKPTPVKTKAGAKPTVHVQKDKKPSQGEIKKFNKEASARFERLSLVTGVLRGPERDRYDHFLKNGFPTWRGTGYYYERFRPGLGSVLFGLFVFVGGGVHYAALYLSHKRQKEFVEKYIKHARRVAWGDEGGIGAIPGLGGAISPQQNGGNTPDNEESMQWNRKQKREMERQKKKEGKNPSKANKARLAQKAKEDGISTPVESEVISGPVGAKKRTVAENGKILIVDSVGNVFLEEETEEGDTQEFLLDPNELPTPSIKDTFLLRLPIFLYNKSLGRVFGKTQDAALADLVGEDGEGEESDETNALQSATAPNANGETRKRRTKNKS; encoded by the exons ATGCCGCGTCTCCACCTATTGCTGCTGGCACTGCTCGTGGCTCTCGCCGCTGCATGGACCAAAGAGGACCACGAAATCTTCCGCCTGCACGATGAGGTCCAGAAGTCCGAGGGCACCAATGCCACCTTCTATTCCTTCCTCGGCATCAAGCCGAACGCTGGGCAGGAAGACATCAACAAGGCCTATCGCAAACTCTCCCGCACGCTGCATCCCGACAAGGCTCGGAGCAATTGGATAGCCAACTACAACAAGCCCACGCCCGTCAAGACAAAAGCTGGAGCCAAGCCGACTGTACATGTGCAGAAAGACAAAAAGCCCAGCCAAGGCGAGATCAAAAAGTTCAACAAGGAAGCCAGCGCGAGGTTCGAGAGATTGTCCTTGGTAACAGGTGTCCTGCGCGGACCAGAAAGAGATCGCTACGACCACTTCCTCAAGAACGGTTTCCCAACATGGAGAGGCACAGGATACTACTACGAACGCTTCCGCCCAGGTCTCGGCTCCGTTCTCTTCGGCCTCTTCGTCTTTGTTGGCGGAGGAGTCCACTACGCCGCTCTGTACCTCTCCCACAAACGCCAAAAAGAGTTCGTCGAGAAGTATATCAAACACGCCCGCCGCGTCGCCTGGGGTGACGAAGGCGGCATCGGAGCGATCCCAGGTCTCGGCGGAGCTATCTCACCACAGCAAAACGGAGGCAACACCCCCGACAACGAAGAAAGCATGCAATGGAACCGCAAGCAAAAGCGAGAGATGGAACGCcaaaagaagaaggaaggcaaGAACCCCTCCAAAGCCAACAAAGCTCGCCTCGCGCAAAAGGCCAAAGAAGACGGTATCAGCACTCCAGTAGAATCAGAAGTCATTTCTGGGCCCGTCGGAGCCAAAAAGCGGACCGTGGCCGAAAACGGCAagatcctcatcgtcgacagCGTGGGAAACGTCTTTCTGGAAGAAGAAACCGAAGAGGGCGATACTCAGGAATTCCTCCTCGAT CCCAACGAACTCCCCACCCCCTCAATCAAAGACActttcctcctccgcctccctATCTTTCTCTATAACAAATCTCTCGGCCGCGTCTTCGGTAAAACACAAGATGCGGCATTGGCAGATCTCGTGGGCGaggatggagaaggagaagagagcgATGAGACGAATGCTTTGCAATCCGCTACCGCGCCGAATGCGAATGGGGAGACGAGGAAGCGGAGAACAAAGAATAAGTCATGA